From the genome of Coffea eugenioides isolate CCC68of unplaced genomic scaffold, Ceug_1.0 ScVebR1_23;HRSCAF=104, whole genome shotgun sequence, one region includes:
- the LOC113756540 gene encoding LRR receptor-like serine/threonine-protein kinase EFR, which produces MWGFRSSTLASIFLLLLVAMNFSVSHVSAAKHFQDETDRLPLLEFKKQIYDDPFGVLNSWNHSQHHCQWEGVTCGTRHQRVIALTLRHKQLSGTISPHAGNLSFMRFIQLTDNQFHGEIPQEFGRLLRLRVLNLSSNALSGKIPANLTYCSEMINISLAGNNLEGKIPIDQLSNLKKLEIFYLGLNNLTGEIPSSIGNLSSLIGLALEYNNLEGSLPLEMGLFKRLSIFSAAENKLSGIIPASIFNSSAITVISVADNYFHGNLPINMGLTLPNLKQLAVAGNNFSGNFPTSITNASGLESIDLSENKVAGQVPANLGDLTNLQFLNLERNLFGGNSTGDLDFIASLTNCSDLSVFSLSTNNFGGNIPKVMANLSNQLTALYLGDNQLSGTIPQGFGNFVNLIRLSLEENYLSGVIPRDFGKLQNLQLLVFDNNDLSGQIFSILCNATGLYHLDLSFNLFEGGNIFDNVKIRLVVLCLLKLESLYT; this is translated from the exons ATGTGGGGATTTCGCTCATCAACATTAGCGAGCATTTTTCTCCTACTCTTAGTTGCCATGAACTTTTCAGTAAGCCATGTTTCAGCTGCAAAACATTTTCAAGATGAGACCGATCGCCTTCCTCTGCTTGAATTCAAGAAGCAGATATATGATGACCCATTTGGAGTGCTGAATTCCTGGAACCATTCACAACACCATTGCCAGTGGGAAGGAGTCACATGTGGTACTCGACATCAAAGGGTCATAGCCTTGACTCTACGGCATAAGCAGTTGTCTGGAACCATATCTCCTCATGCCGGAAATCTAAGCTTCATGAGGTTCATCCAACTTACGGACAATCAATTCCATGGTGAGATTCCCCAAGAATTCGGTCGCCTCCTCAGGCTAAGAGTCTTGAACTTGTCAAGTAATGCACTCAGTGGGAAAATCCCAGCAAACCTGACCTACTGCTCAGAGATGATAAATATTAGCCTAGCGGGGAACAATCTAGAAGGGAAAATCCCGATCGATCAGCTGagcaatttgaagaagcttgaaATTTTTTATCTTGGCCTCAACAATTTGACAGGAGAGATTCCCTCCTCCATTGGGAACCTATCTTCATTGATTGGACTCGCTCTCGAGTACAACAATCTGGAGGGAAGTTTGCCTCTGGAGATGGGGCTCTTCAAAAGGTTATCTATATTTTCAGCAGCAGAAAATAAACTCTCTGGTATAATCCCCGCCTCCATCTTTAATAGTTCAGCCATTACTGTCATTTCAGTAGCCGACAATTACTTTCACGGCAATCTCCCAATTAACATGGGTCTCACCCTACCAAATCTGAAACAATTAGCTGTTGCGGGAAACAATTTCTCTGGAAACTTTCCCACTTCAATCACCAATGCTTCTGGGCTTGAGTCTATTGATCTTTCCGAGAATAAAGTTGCAGGCCAAGTTCCAGCTAATTTAGGAGATCtgacaaatcttcaatttttaaatctTGAAAGAAACCTCTTCGGCGGTAATTCAACTGGAGACTTAGATTTTATTGCATCATTGACCAACTGCAGTGATCTAAGCGTTTTTTCATTGAGTACCAATAATTTTGGAGGTAATATACCTAAAGTCATGGCCAATCTCTCAAATCAACTCACTGCATTGTACTTGGGAGATAACCAACTGTCAGGAACCATTCCACAAGGATTTGGAAACTTTGTCAACCTAATTCGACTTAGCCTTGAAGAAAACTATCTTTCAGGGGTCATTCCAAGAGATTTTGGCAAATTACAAAATTTGCAACTTCTGGTTTTTGACAATAATGACTTGTCAGGACAGATATTCTCTATCCTATGTAATGCCACAGGTCTATACcatctggacttatcatttaaCCTGTTTGAAGGGGGCAATATATTTGACAAT GTGAAAATTCGTTTAGTGGTTCTCTGCCTCCTGAAGTTGGAAAGCTTATACACTTAG
- the LOC113756541 gene encoding receptor kinase-like protein Xa21, which yields MANLSKQLTELYLEGNRLSGTIPEGFGNLVNLVILDLEENSPSGVIPSDFGKLQNLQHLHFDNNQFSGQIVSPLCNNTNLYYLDLSFNQFEGGNIFDNVLMNCQNLQYLDISHNNFTGIISPHFLQMHSSLIGMGLSENSFTGSLPPEVGKLIHLVDFNVSHNQFSGDLPISLADCSILENLFMQANFFQGTIPPNLASWKSIQQLDLSSNNLTGPIPKELEKLQFFRYLNLSYNDIEGEIPNTGIFSNASQISLIGNNKLCGGIPELEFPPCPVIKGKNRGKLKVIILLSIVLPGTLLVLGILLLYFLVHRKRERRLVVGFSSMPKRVDKLLRISYHELHRATSGFSPENLIGSGNFGAVYKGRLEKHGNKLVAVKVFDLQKNGASKSFKAECKALGTIRHRNLVSIVSYCSSIDSKGDEFKALIYEFMENGNLDLWLHPSETTDQATSSRSLNLLQKLNIAIDVASALQYLHDHCEAEIVHCDLKPSNIVLDSDLVAHVGDFGLARLLPKPVNTSSEQRTSSTVAIKGSIGYAAPEYGMGLVASTQGDVYSYGILLLEMITRRRPTDDIFVGDLDLHNYVNGALHERVSEIVDPLLLLEGDGNRKMTPGGQNSNGGKEMECIISLLKIGLKCSARLPNDRMHMNEVVRKLHLIKDVFLGVRVHQENLEG from the exons ATGGCCAATCTCTCAAAACAACTCACTGAATTGTACCTGGAAGGAAATCGACTGTCAGGGACCATTCCAGAAGGATTTGGAAATCTTGTCAACCTGGTTATACTTGACCTTGAAGAAAACTCACCTTCTGGTGTCATTCCAAGTGATTTTGGCAAATTACAAAATTTGCAACATCTGCATTTTGACAATAATCAATTTTCAGGACAGATAGTCTCTCCCCTATGCAACAACACCAATCTGTACtatctggacttatcatttaaCCAGTTTGAAGGGGGCAATATATTTGACAATGTTCTTATGAACTGTCAAAATTTGCAATATCTGGATATATCTCACAACAACTTCACTGGAATTATATCACCACATTTTTTGCAGATGCACTCATCACTGATTGGTATGGGATTAAGTGAAAATTCTTTTACTGGTTCTCTACCTCCTGAAGTTGGAAAGCTTATACATTTGGTGGATTTCAATGTTTCCCACAACCAATTTTCTGGAGATTTACCCATATCACTTGCTGATTGTTCAATTCTGGAGAATCTTTTTATGCAGGCCAATTTTTTCCAAGGAACAATTCCACCAAATTTGGCTTCTTGGAAGAGCATCCAGCAATTAGACCTTTCAAGTAATAATTTGACTGGACCAATACCAAAAGAACTTGAGAAGCTTCAATTTTTTAGGTACTTAAACCTTTCCTACAACGACATTGAGGGCGAGATACCAAACACAGGGATTTTCAGCAATGCGAGTCAAATATCACTGATTGGCAACAACAAACTCTGTGGAGGCATTCCAGAATTGGAGTTCCCACCTTGCCCAGTGATTAAGGGGAAAAACAGAGGAAAGCTTAAGGTTATCATATTGCTATCCATTGTTTTACCCGGAACGCTTCTGGTTCTTGGTATATTGTTGTTATATTTCTTGGTACAtcgaaaaagagaaagaaggcTGGTGGTTGGATTCTCTAGCATGCCCAAAAGAGTCGATAAGCTCTTGCGAATTTCTTACCATGAACTTCATCGTGCAACTTCAGGATTTTCTCCAGAAAACTTAATTGGTTCAGGAAATTTTGGAGCTGTCTACAAAGGAAGGCTAGAAAAACATGGCAACAAGCTTGTAGCAGTCAAAGTTTTTGATCTTCAAAAGAACGGGGCTTCAAAAAGTTTTAAGGCCGAGTGCAAAGCATTGGGAACGATTCGCCACAGAAACCTCGTTTCTATCGTGAGTTATTGCTCCAGTATTGATTCCAAGGGTGATGAATTCAAAGCTCTAATCTATGAGTTCATGGAAAATGGAAATCTGGACCTGTGGCTGCATCCTTCAGAGACAACTGATCAGGCAACAAGCTCAAGAAGTCTTAATCTTCTTCAGAAGCTAAATATTGCAATTGATGTGGCTTCAGCATTGCAATATCTTCACGACCACTGCGAAGCTGAGATTGTTCACTGTGATCTAAAACCAAGTAACATTGTTCTTGACAGTGATCTTGTTGCTCATGTGGGTGATTTTGGATTGGCAAGGCTTCTCCCAAAACCCGTCAACACTTCTTCCGAGCAAAGAACCAGCAGTACCGTTGCCATAAAAGGATCAATCGGTTATGCAGCTCCAG AGTATGGAATGGGTCTTGTGGCATCAACTCAGGGGGATGTCTACAGCTACGGTATTCTTTTGCTAGAGATGATTACAAGAAGGAGGCCAACAGATGATATATTCGTGGGTGACCTTGATCTACATAACTATGTTAATGGGGCTTTGCATGAACGAGTTTCTGAGATAGTGGACCCGTTGCTTCTTCTTGAAGGAGATGGAAACAGAAAAATGACTCCTGGAGGGCAAAATAGCAATGGTGGAAAAGAGATGGAGTGCATTATTTCCCTGCTGAAAATTGGACTCAAGTGCTCTGCAAGATTGCCAAATGATAGGATGCATATGAATGAAGTTGTCAGAAAATTACATCTCATTAAGGATGTTTTCCTTGGTGTCAGGGTGCATCAAGAAAATCTTGAAGGTTAA